Genomic DNA from Methanosarcina sp. MTP4:
ATTGTCGGGAAGTTCTACGGGGAAAGCGAGGAGAGGCTCCGGAAGATCTTTGAGGAGGCAACCCAGGAAGCCCCGTCAGTCATATTCATCGATGAAATCGATTCCATTGCCCCGAAAAGGGAAAACGTAACAGGGGAAGTGGAAAGAAGAGTCGTCGCCCAGCTTCTGACCCTCATGGACGGGATGGAAGAGCGGGGACAGGTTGTCGTGATCGGGGCTACGAACCGTGTAGATGCCATTGACCCGGCACTCCGCAGGCCCGGGCGCTTTGACAGGGAAATCCATATCGGGGTCCCGGACACCAACGACAGGTACGAGATCCTGCAGATTCACACCAGGGGAATGCCTATTGAAAGTGACGAGGATCCCGTGGAAACAGGAATTGAAACCGAAGCCGAAGTAGCCGAAGTAGCCGAAGTAGCTGGAAAACCCGAAACAGAGGCAGGGGTTGAAGAGGTTTCCGCAGAAGTCCTCAGGAAAGAAAAACAGGTAAACAAATACCTGACGTATCTTGCAGAGCGGACCCAGGGTTTTGTGGGCGCGGACCTGCTAGCCCTTGTCCAGGAAGCTGCCATGCGCTGCCTCAGGGAAAACCTTCCGGACCTGGATCTGGAAAAAGAAGCCATACCTCCCGAGAGACTGGAAAAAATAGTGGTAACCAAGAATAACTTCGAAGAGGCCCTGATGGAAACCGAGCCTTCGGCCCTGAGGGAAATCTTTGTGGAGATACCAACCGTAACCTGGGACAATGTGGGAGGGCTCGACGAAGCCAAACAGGCAATCATTGAATCCGTGGAATGGCCTATTAAACACCCGCAAAAATTCCTTAAAATGGGCATAAAAGCCCCCAAGGGAATCCTGCTCTACGGGCCCCCGGGAACCGGAAAGACCCTGATCGCCCAGGCCGTTTCCAGGGAATGTAACGCCAACTTCATCAGCGTCAAAGGCCCGGAAATGTTCTCAAAGTGGCTCGGAGAATCGGAAAAAGCGATAAGGGAGACTTTCAAGAAAGCCAGGCAGGTTGCCCCCTGCGTGATCTTCTTTGATGAAATCGACTCCATCGCTTCCATGCCAGGGATGGAATCCACGGACAGCAAGACTTCAGAAAGAGTCCTTAACCAGATCCTCACCGAGATGGACGGGCTCGAAGCCTTGAAAGACGTGGTTGTAATCGCCGCAACCAACCGCCCAAACCTGTTGGATCCGGCAATCCTGAGGCCGGGGCGCTTTGATAGGCTGGTCTATATGGGTTCACCCAACCGGAAAGGCAGGCTCAAGATCTTCGGGATTCATACCAGAGGGATACCCCTTGCATCAGACGTAAACCTTGATACCCTTGCTGACGAAACCGAAGGGTATGTGGGTGCTGACATAGAAGCGGTGTGTAGAGAAGCGGTAATGCGGGCGCTTCGCGAGAATTTCGATATTGAAGAAATCGAGATGAGACACTTCAGGGAAGGTCTTAAGAAGGTAAAGCCCACGATCACGGAGAACATCGCCCAGTATTATGAGAAGATTGAAGAACAGTTTAAGGGCGGTACGAAACCTGCCGAACCAAGTGCTTATATAGGATATAGGTAAGAATTTAAAGGAGTAAACACTAAAGAGGAAGAAGTTCTTAAAAAATATAGGCATAGATAAAATAAAATTTCATGAGTTCGAATCCAGAATTACCCCTAACCTATATCCCACATTACATTGAGGACGGAGACACGATAAAAATGTCTAAAGTATTTGCAAGGAACCTTATCTCCAACACCCAGGTGATGGCAACGGACGGAACAGAGATCGGTACGCTGACCAACATAGTATTGGAGATCAAAGCCGGACACCTCATCGACCTGATGGTCGAACCGAATATCAACCTTGATACTACCAAATACAAAAAAGAGGGCAACTACATCCTCCTGCCCTTCGATTCCGTGAGTGCCATAAAAGACTACATCATCATTGACAAGATGAGAGCCAGGGCAGGAAACTGAAAAGCAAAAACGAAAAATCAGAACCGAAAAGCATCCCGCAGGCTGAATAGTATCCTGTATGCCGGAAAGTAAAGAGCAGGCGGGAACTCATATTTTTAATATATGCAGAGGCTGCAAGGACTGCACTTGCCTGCTACGGCAGGCTCGAGATCCGATTCAGTTTACTTCGCCGCTACCCGTTCCCCGGCAGGCCGGAGGAGGGGTAACACCTTTTTATTTCGAATTTTTTTCTCAGCTTGAATTTGTTTACTTGACTTTAATTTGTTTACTGTAGGTTTTAATTGCAGTTTTTTGGAGAACTAAGGATTTCCTGAGACTTATGATCGCTTATATCCAGCCCCTGGATTCGAGGAATTCGAAGGCTTCCACCGCCCCGGCCCCGAATGTGGCTTCAGTTACGTAATCGGCAACCGTTTTAATCTCCTCATCCCCGTTTGCAACGGCGATCCCGAAACCTGCGGCTTCAAGCATTTCAACATCGTTTGCTGAATCCCCGACTGCAACAAATTCTTCAGGTTTAAAGCCCATCAGCCCTGCAAGTTTAATGAGCCCTGTGCCCTTATTGATTTTCCTGCTCTTGATGTGGACTGCGTATTTGGTGTCTATAAGCTCCACATCAAAGGGCTGTTCCTTGAGGAGCACTCTGGCCCTCTCCAGGTCAAAATTCCGGCGAAGGGCAATTTCGGTTTTCCGGTAGAAAGGATCCAGTTTTGTAAGTTCAAAGTGTTCGGAAAGAAAATCAAAAGCCTTTTCACACTCTTCAATAGTTTCCTCAAAGGTGCCGTTCACATCATAACGAACAGTAACAGCACCCCCATTTTCAGCGACCACTGCCCCACTAAGGCCGATTAGCTTCGAAGCTGTCCTGGCGTAACAGAGGATGTTGCCGGTGGCAAGGACCACGGGAACGTTTAGGGAACGTATCTTCTCCACAGCCTTCAGGTGGAGTTCCCTTTTCTCACAGGTGATCGTCCCATCGATATCAACAACGATAGCTTTGAATTTCATTGAAAAGAGATTGGCAGGGGATACTAAAACGTTTCCCCGCCTGAAATTTTTCAGGTCGTGACTTCCTTAACGAAGTTTGTGCGTCATATCTCAAGCTTCATATATCAAACTTCACCCTGCCGGACCCTTCATCACTGGTCAACCAGCCCTGTGGTCGTGACCCCAACCACGGCTTCCCCTTCAGGCAGGTTCGGAGAGTCCACAAGCCGAATGATCCTCTTTTCGCCTTTGGACTTCCTGAGATAGAGCCTGAAAGTAGCCGTGTGCCCCACGATGTGTCCTCCAACCGGCCTGGTGGGATCCCCGAAAAAGGCGTCGGGTTTTGACATGACCTGGTTGGTTACGACAACACAGGCATTGAACAGGTCTCCGAAACGGAGCAGGCCGTGCATGTGCTTGTTGAGCTTCTGCTGCCTGTCCGCAAGGGTGCCCCGTCCTACGTACTCGGCCCTGAAGTGAGCCATAAGAGAGTCAACAATAAGCAGGCGTACTGGTTTATCAGAGTCCTTGAGCTCGTTTGCAAGGTCGGTTGCGGAATCCACAAGCAGCATCTGGTGATTGGAATTGTATGCCCTGGCAACGTGAATGTTCTGCAAGAATTCTTCAGGGTTCAGTTCCAGGCCGTGTTTATCGGAAAGCCCCTGTACCATCTGGGCAATCCTCTCAGGCCGGAAGGTGTTTTCAGTATCGATGATAATGACCGAACCGTCCAGTCCTCCGTATTCCCTTGACATCTGGACGTTTACTGCAAGCTGGTGGGCCACCTGGGTCTTCCCTGAACCGAACTCCCCGTACAGTTCGGTAATGGACTGGGTCTCGACGCCCCCACCCATCATTTCATTAAATTCCGTACAGCCGGTAGAAAGCTTTCCCACCAGTTTCCGCCGCTCAAGGACAGTGTCCCCGGTCTCGAAACCTCCGATATCTGCAGCCTGCCTTGCGGCATTGATGATCTTTGCGGCCGTTGATTCCCCGATTTCGGCTGTATTGGCAAGTTCGGAAGGAGAGGCTACTGCCACTGCCTCGATAGTGTTAAATCCGGCTTCCTTGAGTTTTTCTGCAGTTGCAGGGCCAACTCCGGGCAACTCTTCCAGTAAAATTTCGCTCATTTATGAAGAACTCCTTTACAATGCACATGTTTGTGTAAGGTGCATAATGGTTGATTCCTTATTGTTTTGCAAGTATATAAAGCTGGAGGGGGCGGGGTGAAAGTATTAAGTGCCGGAGTATTCAGGGTCTTCTGACACTGAAAAACCCAGAATCAGGTAAAAAAATAAAGAACAGGAAAGTGAAGAACAGGAAAGTGAAGAACAGGAAAGTGAAGAACAGGAAAGTGAAGAACAGGAAAGTGAAGAACGAGAAAACAAAAAGATAAAGAAAATGGAAAAAGAAGTAAGTAATCATTCCCGAAGCAGCCATAAAAAAGAGATAACCGGAAGAAAAAATAGAAAACACATCTAAAAACTGCAAAAAAAACCAAAAACTTCTTTTTATTTGATATAATATCACCCATTATGCCAAAAGTCGTCGTAGGTGGTACGTTTCAATACATACACGATGGACATACCAAACTTATAAAAAAGGCTTTTGAGGTAGCCGGGGATGGAAAGGTATACATAGGGCTCACCTCGGACGAGATGCTAAGCAAAAACCACAGTATAGAAAAATATGAAAGCAGGAAGTCCCTGTTGCAGGAGTACATCGAAAACCTTCAGATTCCCAAAGAAAAATACGAAATCCAGAAACTGAACGACCCCTACGGCCCCACCATCAAAGAAGACTTTGACTTTATCATCGTCTCCCCGGAAACCTATCCTGTGGCCATTGAGATCAACCGCCTGCGTGTGGAGAGGGGCCTGAAGCCCCTGAAAATAGAATATGTAGAATACGTAATGGCAGAAGATAGGACCCCGATCTCTACCACAAGAATAGCAAAAGGAGAGATAGACAGACACGGCAGGTTGAAGAAAAAATCCTGAGATTTCAAGAATTATTTTTCACGGATTATTGCGTTTCCCGCAGAATTCCTCGGAAGGACAGATTTTTCCGACAGGATTTTCCGGCATACCTTCAATATATTCCGACAAATTTATTTTTTTAAACAGTTTGTGTTTTCAATAAATATAAATCAGGACAGGATTATAAAGAGATAACATGCCAAGAGAATTCAGCAAAAAAGACATCGAAATTTTCAACAAACTGGCCCCGGAAGCCAGGGGAGAAACTATATCCAGGGAAGCAGGACACCATTTTCCCTACATCCTTCGCCCTATCTCGCACAAGTTTGCCGAGTCTGCAGAAGATTTCAGAGAACGGCTGGAAAGACTGGACCCTGAAGAGCTGGACTACCTGGTAGGGCTGGCCCTGGAAAACAAGGAAGACGTCAGGTCCCTGGACGAAGACCTGGACGAGCTTCTGGAAGTTGTTAGCGAAAAGGTGTCCCCTGAAAGGGCAAAGGAATTAAAGGATTTCCTGGGGCTTGTCTGAGCTTCCGGAGCCCTTCAAAGCGGGAAGAAAAAGCTAAAGAAGAAAGAAGAAAACTAGCAAAAAAAGCGAAAACTCTTTTGAAAAACATGCCGCCTGAAAAACTGCTTTTCGGGACTGCGGGGATCCCCAGAAGCTCAACTGGGAGAAACAGCGCCGCAGGAATAGAGCGAGTCCGGGAACTGGGCCTGGACTGCATGGAACTTGAGTTTGTGCAGGGAGTACGCATGCGGGAGAAAGGGGCAAAAAATGTCTTTGAAGCCTCAAAAAAAGAAGGTATAGCTCTTAGCGTCCATGCCCCTTACTACATCAACCTCAACTCCCAGGAAGAAGAGAAATTGAAGGCAAGCATGGAAAGGATCTACCAGTCCGCCCGGATAGGCAGCCTTTGCGGGGCAAGGTCTGTGGTTTTACATGCAGCTTTCTACCAGAAAAGCAGCAAAGAAAGCGTCTATGCAAAAGTGGCGAAAGCGCTCGGGGAACTTACCGGAAAGCTCAGAGACGAAAAGATTCCGGCAGTCCTCCGCCCCGAGACCATGGGCAAACGCAGCCAGTTCGGGACCCTCGAAGAAGTGCTCACCCTGAGCGCGGAAATCGAAGGAGTCATGCCCTGCCTGGACTTTTCCCACCTTCATGCAAGAGAAGGAAAGGAAAATTCCTACCCCGAATTTAAGGCTATTCTTGACAGGGTCGAAGAAGAGCTTGGAAAAGAAGGGCTCTCAAACATGCACATGCACGTCTCAGGGATCGAATACGGCAAAAACGGGGAAAAGAAACACCTTGTCCTGAAAGAATCCGATTTCAACTTCACGGAGCTCCTGAAAGCCCTGAAAGAATTCAAAGTTAAAGGGCTGCTAATCTGCGAAAGCCCGAACCTTGAAGAAGATGCACTTCTCCTTAAGAAGAGCTACGAGTTAATCTAAACGATCCGGCTGCAAAACAGGAAAATAAAGAAAAAAAACCGATCTGCGAAATAAAAAGTGAATGACGGAAAAGGTCCTGCGAAATAAAAAGTTAAGTAAAAAGTGAAAAATAGAAGAGAGGTTCTAGGGCTTAAACCCTGAACTCTTCGGCAGATTCCTCTAACACTTCCAGCCAGGGAAGTTCTTCTCCCGTATTGAATGTGCCGACGTTCAACTCGATTCCACTTAATTCCACGTACTCGCGGATCCGTTTGAATGCGTGTTCCACCATGCCTCCGCCAGTCAGGATGAGGCAGCGTTTTCCACAGAGGGCGGTGAGGATAGACCTGTCAATGACGCCCGAGGTAACGTCCAGGAAGATACCGTCCTCTTCGGCCAGGATTTTACTCTTTTTGCCCATGGCCCCGACAAAGGTGACGTCCCCTTCCTCTATAATGTTCAGGATCTCAGGGTAAGAATAACTATCCGTATCATAGAGCAGGATGCCTCCTGCCTTGATGCTGCGGCGTTTCAGCTCAACGATGGCTTTGCCACCCGGATGGATGTGCAGGACTCTTGCGTTAATAGCTTCGTAGGGAGAGTTAGGAGAATATTCCCCGTAAAGGATTCCCAGGTTAAGGGTATCACCCTCTTTGATCCCGTGAGGCGCGTCCACCCACATCAACTCGGGAGGACGCAGCGCATTTACGAGTTCAGGCAGGGTCTTTGGGGACAGGTAGCCTTTTGCAAGACCTCTCCTCTCGAGTTCATGGTAAACTTCAAGGGAAGAAGGGGGACGCAAACCGGCAAGTTTCAGGAGTTCCGTTTGCCTGAAAAGTACCTCGGGTGCTCCTTCTCCGATAAGCTCGCTGTCCGACATGAGGTAAACATAATCCGACCAGCGGTATGCAAGGTCGACATCGTGAGTCGAGATGATGATCGTGCTCCCGTAATGGTTAAACTCGTTGAGGAGATCCATAATCTCGTCCGCCCCCACGGGGTCCAGGTTGGAAAGAGGCTCGTCAAGGATGATCACTTCAGGCTCCATTGCCATCACTCCTGCGATTGCAACCCGCTTCTTCTGTCCTCCGCTCAGGTGGTGGGGTGGCCTGTCCTTGAAATTGGTAAGCCCTACCTGTTCCAGCGCCCTGTTCACACAGGTCTCTAGCTTTTCTTTCGGGTAATCAAGGTTTGCAGGGCCGAAAGCCACGTCCTGATAAACGGTAGGAGCAAAGAGCTGGTCATCGGAGTTCTGGAACACGATTCCCACGGATTTCCTTATTTCCCTCAAAGATTTCGAGTTGTATTTGAAAGGTACGTCATGGAAAAGGACTTCGCCTTTCCCGGGCTTCATGGTCCCGTTAAGGAGCATGAAAAGAGTTGATTTCCCGGACCCGTTCTGCCCGACAAATGCAATCTTTTTCCCTTTATCAATCTTGATATTAATGTCCCTGAGTGCCACGTTTCCGTCTGGGTAGGAGTACGTAAGCCCTCTTGTTTCAAGAATAGTCATGTTTTTCGCCTCTCAAATGATGGACCCCCCTCTTGTAAGATAGAACAATGTGAGGGTGGATAAGAAATATGCGGACGTTAGCAGCAGTTCAGGCGGTTTGACAGGCCTTCTGGTTTCAAACATTGTCATTTTTCCGTCATAACATCTTGAGTTCATGGATACGAAGAGTTTTTCACCCTGGTCCCAGGACCGGATGAAAAGCGTGCTTCCAAGCATCCCGAAAGAGCGGAAGGACTTTTTGAAATCCCCGTAGCCGAGCCTGACAGTCTGTGCAAACTTTATTTGGACTGCCATGTCCAGGAAAACAAAGATATAACGATAAATCAGCATGGAAAGTTCGACCACGGACTCGGGCAAGCGGGATTTTTTAAGGACCGAGAACAGCTCGATCATTGGGGTGGTCAGAGCCAGGAAGTAAAGGCAGCACATCCCGCTAACAGACCTTGAAAGCACCAGCATCGCAAGTTCCAGACCATCTGTCCGGACAGCCAGGGGATAGCCCGCAAGCCTGAAAGAATAGAGTTCAGCCCCCATGCCTGAGAAAAAAGCGATGATCAAAACCCCCACCACTGCAAAGCCCATTGGAGCCAGAAGGAGTTTGAGATAGAAACGGAGCGGGGTTTTCCCGAGAAAAACCGTTGCAAAACTCATGCAAAGCGCTATGAAAAAAGGCGGGACTGGAGAATAGGCCGAGACTCCCGCAAGCAGACCGAAAGCTACGATTGTCAGTTTAAGATAGTTATTCCGGTACCTTAGAGGGCTCATAAGAGCATAGTCATCAAGTATGTTTGTCATTAGGTAACCCGTTACTGATGAATTAGGACTAAGAAGTAAAAATAAAAGGCAAAAGATAAAAACTTTCCTTTTACGAATGAAAAGGAAAGCTCAGTTGCCAACATTATGAACGAGTTTCACGATCCCGGTTTTTGCCTTTGTAAGTGACTTCACCTTCATAAAGGTTTTTTGCCCTGTAATACCCAAGGAAGTAACCGATGATCCCTGCCCCGATGGCTGCCTGAAGCCCGAAGAGAAGGCTTTCGATCTCACCGCTTGGAGGCTCCCAGATGGGTTCTGCGATAGGCACATAGGTTCCGCCTGTGATTTCCTCAATAACACCCTCAGCTTCTCCGTCAGCTCCACCGTATTCGGCATCTGTCGTTGAGGACATGTAAACGAACTGGACTGTAAAGACCAGGACAATGGCAAGTACTATAAGTTCGAGTTTCCGGCTCATGAACTAAGCCCCCTGAGTTTGCAGACAATCGATTCTTCGACTACTTTAAGCTCCACGAGGACGTCGCTCTTAACGTTAATCACATATTTGAAAAGCAGCGCCGTAACCGCTCCTTCCATTATTGCCAGAGGGACCTGCGTTACTGCAAAGACAGTAGCAAACCTTCCGAAAGAAGCGACAAAACCACCTGTCGGGTCAGGGAAAGCCAGGGCAAGTTCCACGGAAGTGACCACATAAGTTGCCCAGTCCCCAAGCGTGGCAGCCAGGAAGACTACAAGGAAGAAGTTCAGCTTGGCTTTCATCCCTGCCTTATAGACCAGGTATGCCACCACAGGACCCACAATACCCATGGAAAAGACATTAGCCCCCAGGGTAGTCAGCCCGCCGTGGGCAAGGAAGAGGGCCTGATAGAGGAGCACGATTGTCCCGAGAACTGCAGAAATTGCAGGCCCGAAGATGATTGCTGCGAGTCCCGTCCCCGTCGGGTGAGAACAGCTTCCCGTAACCGAAGGCAGTTTCAGGGAAGAGAGCACAAAGATAAATGCACCCGCAACAGCCAGAAGAGGCAATATCTCGCGTTTTTCGTTTACCAGTTTGTTCATTTTATAGATCCCGAATGCGATCACCGGAATTGAGATCGCAAACCAGATCTGCCACCAGGGCGTAGGTAAAAAACCTTCCATCACGTGCATTAAATCACCATTTTGATAAAAGTATATGATCGAACAATTGCAAGTAAATCAAGTAAATATTATTGACAATAAGACAAGTAAAGTAGCGCGAATAATATATAAATAGGTTACGCCGTTAACAACCCGAAGCAAAAACAATGCCATAAGAGCCAATAAGAGAATAGTTTGGAATATATATAGACAAAATAAAATAGAAGTCAATAAGGAAAGCAAGTAAATTTGATTCGAAAATGAATAAAAGCAAAGAATATTATGCAAATTATGCATAAACAATAAAAAAATATAGAAACAGCTTGGATCCCCAAAAGAGAAAGGAAGGCTGACTAAAGAATTGAAAAAAACAACAGTGAGGAGAAAAATAAAAAAGAAAAAAATGGAGGTTATATCCG
This window encodes:
- a CDS encoding CDC48 family AAA ATPase — protein: MEEIQLKVEKAYPIDLGRGIIRLDPTALLKLQLSPGDIVEIRGKKMTTAKVWRADRQDWEQGIVRIDNFIRQNAGVGIGERVSIKKVEAPEAKKVILALPESMTQAGGPELQFGEHANEIIKRHILKRPVFKGDIIPIINSMTHPMTESLTTSQVIPLVAVETDPANAIVLITESTRIELRKKPVQGYETVARGVTYEDIGGLGQEIMRVREMIELPMKHPELFHHLNIEPPKGVILYGPPGTGKTLIAKAVANESGASFHYIAGPEIVGKFYGESEERLRKIFEEATQEAPSVIFIDEIDSIAPKRENVTGEVERRVVAQLLTLMDGMEERGQVVVIGATNRVDAIDPALRRPGRFDREIHIGVPDTNDRYEILQIHTRGMPIESDEDPVETGIETEAEVAEVAEVAGKPETEAGVEEVSAEVLRKEKQVNKYLTYLAERTQGFVGADLLALVQEAAMRCLRENLPDLDLEKEAIPPERLEKIVVTKNNFEEALMETEPSALREIFVEIPTVTWDNVGGLDEAKQAIIESVEWPIKHPQKFLKMGIKAPKGILLYGPPGTGKTLIAQAVSRECNANFISVKGPEMFSKWLGESEKAIRETFKKARQVAPCVIFFDEIDSIASMPGMESTDSKTSERVLNQILTEMDGLEALKDVVVIAATNRPNLLDPAILRPGRFDRLVYMGSPNRKGRLKIFGIHTRGIPLASDVNLDTLADETEGYVGADIEAVCREAVMRALRENFDIEEIEMRHFREGLKKVKPTITENIAQYYEKIEEQFKGGTKPAEPSAYIGYR
- a CDS encoding PRC-barrel domain-containing protein; translation: MSKVFARNLISNTQVMATDGTEIGTLTNIVLEIKAGHLIDLMVEPNINLDTTKYKKEGNYILLPFDSVSAIKDYIIIDKMRARAGN
- a CDS encoding phosphoglycolate phosphatase, giving the protein MKFKAIVVDIDGTITCEKRELHLKAVEKIRSLNVPVVLATGNILCYARTASKLIGLSGAVVAENGGAVTVRYDVNGTFEETIEECEKAFDFLSEHFELTKLDPFYRKTEIALRRNFDLERARVLLKEQPFDVELIDTKYAVHIKSRKINKGTGLIKLAGLMGFKPEEFVAVGDSANDVEMLEAAGFGIAVANGDEEIKTVADYVTEATFGAGAVEAFEFLESRGWI
- the radA gene encoding DNA repair and recombination protein RadA, which codes for MSEILLEELPGVGPATAEKLKEAGFNTIEAVAVASPSELANTAEIGESTAAKIINAARQAADIGGFETGDTVLERRKLVGKLSTGCTEFNEMMGGGVETQSITELYGEFGSGKTQVAHQLAVNVQMSREYGGLDGSVIIIDTENTFRPERIAQMVQGLSDKHGLELNPEEFLQNIHVARAYNSNHQMLLVDSATDLANELKDSDKPVRLLIVDSLMAHFRAEYVGRGTLADRQQKLNKHMHGLLRFGDLFNACVVVTNQVMSKPDAFFGDPTRPVGGHIVGHTATFRLYLRKSKGEKRIIRLVDSPNLPEGEAVVGVTTTGLVDQ
- a CDS encoding phosphopantetheine adenylyltransferase; protein product: MPKVVVGGTFQYIHDGHTKLIKKAFEVAGDGKVYIGLTSDEMLSKNHSIEKYESRKSLLQEYIENLQIPKEKYEIQKLNDPYGPTIKEDFDFIIVSPETYPVAIEINRLRVERGLKPLKIEYVEYVMAEDRTPISTTRIAKGEIDRHGRLKKKS
- a CDS encoding TIM barrel protein; protein product: MPPEKLLFGTAGIPRSSTGRNSAAGIERVRELGLDCMELEFVQGVRMREKGAKNVFEASKKEGIALSVHAPYYINLNSQEEEKLKASMERIYQSARIGSLCGARSVVLHAAFYQKSSKESVYAKVAKALGELTGKLRDEKIPAVLRPETMGKRSQFGTLEEVLTLSAEIEGVMPCLDFSHLHAREGKENSYPEFKAILDRVEEELGKEGLSNMHMHVSGIEYGKNGEKKHLVLKESDFNFTELLKALKEFKVKGLLICESPNLEEDALLLKKSYELI
- a CDS encoding energy-coupling factor ABC transporter ATP-binding protein — encoded protein: MTILETRGLTYSYPDGNVALRDINIKIDKGKKIAFVGQNGSGKSTLFMLLNGTMKPGKGEVLFHDVPFKYNSKSLREIRKSVGIVFQNSDDQLFAPTVYQDVAFGPANLDYPKEKLETCVNRALEQVGLTNFKDRPPHHLSGGQKKRVAIAGVMAMEPEVIILDEPLSNLDPVGADEIMDLLNEFNHYGSTIIISTHDVDLAYRWSDYVYLMSDSELIGEGAPEVLFRQTELLKLAGLRPPSSLEVYHELERRGLAKGYLSPKTLPELVNALRPPELMWVDAPHGIKEGDTLNLGILYGEYSPNSPYEAINARVLHIHPGGKAIVELKRRSIKAGGILLYDTDSYSYPEILNIIEEGDVTFVGAMGKKSKILAEEDGIFLDVTSGVIDRSILTALCGKRCLILTGGGMVEHAFKRIREYVELSGIELNVGTFNTGEELPWLEVLEESAEEFRV
- the cbiQ gene encoding cobalt ECF transporter T component CbiQ, giving the protein MTNILDDYALMSPLRYRNNYLKLTIVAFGLLAGVSAYSPVPPFFIALCMSFATVFLGKTPLRFYLKLLLAPMGFAVVGVLIIAFFSGMGAELYSFRLAGYPLAVRTDGLELAMLVLSRSVSGMCCLYFLALTTPMIELFSVLKKSRLPESVVELSMLIYRYIFVFLDMAVQIKFAQTVRLGYGDFKKSFRSFGMLGSTLFIRSWDQGEKLFVSMNSRCYDGKMTMFETRRPVKPPELLLTSAYFLSTLTLFYLTRGGSII
- a CDS encoding energy-coupling factor ABC transporter substrate-binding protein encodes the protein MSRKLELIVLAIVLVFTVQFVYMSSTTDAEYGGADGEAEGVIEEITGGTYVPIAEPIWEPPSGEIESLLFGLQAAIGAGIIGYFLGYYRAKNLYEGEVTYKGKNRDRETRS
- a CDS encoding energy-coupling factor ABC transporter permease is translated as MHVMEGFLPTPWWQIWFAISIPVIAFGIYKMNKLVNEKREILPLLAVAGAFIFVLSSLKLPSVTGSCSHPTGTGLAAIIFGPAISAVLGTIVLLYQALFLAHGGLTTLGANVFSMGIVGPVVAYLVYKAGMKAKLNFFLVVFLAATLGDWATYVVTSVELALAFPDPTGGFVASFGRFATVFAVTQVPLAIMEGAVTALLFKYVINVKSDVLVELKVVEESIVCKLRGLSS